Sequence from the Thermocoleostomius sinensis A174 genome:
AACAGCTACACGGGGCAATCGATGCTTGAACCCGCAGAGAATTTCCCAGGAGATCGTCCCCAAGATCTCTGCCCAATCGTCCGCAGCAATTGCATCGTTGCCGTCCTGTCCCAACAAAGTAACAATTTCACCAGGCTGTAAATCAGGAATCTGGCTGACATCTAGCATCAATTGATCCATGGTAATTGCCCCAATTTGTGGCACTCGTTGCCCGCGGAGCAGGACGTTTATGCGATTCGAAAGATTGCGCGGAATGCCATCGGCATAGCCAATTCCTACCACTGCCACCAAAATTTCTCGATCGGCAATGTATTGATACCCATAGCTGACGCCAGTTCCGGGTTGAATCACTTTCACTTGCGTGACGCGGGCTTTTACTTGCATTACAGGCTTGAGGTCGATCGTGCCTTTTAAGTGAGGCGCAGGATACAATCCATAGGTAGCCAGTCCCACACGCACCAGATCGTAATGTAGCCTGGAATCAACCAGCGTGGCAGCAGAATTAGAGATGTGCAAGCGGGGGGGAGTCATGCCAAGGACATGCAGTTGGGCAATGGCCTGCTGAAAGCGATCGTGCTGTTGTCGCATGATGCTGGGATCAGGACTATCGGCCGTCGCAAAGTGGGAATAGATGCTGGCAATTTGCAGTTGCGGCAACCGCGTCACAAGTTGCACAAATTCGGTTGCCTGTTGCCACGGCATCCCTAAACGGGACATGCCTGTATCTAACTTGAGATGAACAGGTAATGTCCGTCGGTCGCCAGAAGCCGCTAATGTTTCCGCAAAAATCAGTGCTTGTTTGGGCGTGCAAAGGGTTGGTTGCAGTTGCCATCGCGCTACGGCTCGCACCTGTTCGAGGGTGTTGGTCGCTCCTAATAGCAAAATGGGCGCTTCAATGCCCGCCTTCCGCAGTTCAATGCCTTCTGGAATAGTGGCCACGCCTAGCCAAGTTGCCCCATGCTGTAAGACCGTCTGCGCCACCATCACAGCCCCGTGCCCATAGGCATCAGCCTTGACCACCGCCATCAATTCAGTAGAGGGAGCCAGAAGCTGCCGCAGTTGCTGCACATTGTGCGCCAGCGCTTGTAGATCAATCTCGACCCAAGCTCGATCGCGTTGCATGGTGGATAAATCGGGGGTCAAGTCCCAACTCAACATGACGATTCACTCCTCAATAACTCACACATTGAGGTAAGGATAAAGGATGAAAGCCGAGAGAGAAAGGTACAACGCGAATGGACTTTAGCAGAACAGCCTCGTTAGACTTCCTAATTGAGCAGAATTGTATAAAGTAGAAGAAAGCATCGAGAAAGTAATGGGTTCAATCTCGGTTGTGACAGTTTCAATTGCCTCCGTGAAATCACTGAACTCAGTTAAGCAGGTGCAGCCTTAACCCAGACAAATTCCTATTGAACAGAGATTCTGCCGGCTTTCTCGCTGCCACCTATGTTACTATCTGTAAAACCTATCTTCTCAGCAACATCGATGGGCAAGGTTCTGGTCTTAAACGCCTCATACGAACCCCTTAACATTACTAGCTGGAGGCGGGCAGTTGTTCTGTTAATTAAAGGCAAAGCCGAACAGGTAGAGCACAACGGCAAGGTCGTCTATGCGGAAATGCCATTGCCTACGGTTATTCGCCTGCGGCAGTATGTCCGGGTTCCCTATAAGGAAATTCCGTTGACTCGCCGGAATATCTTGCATCGAGATGCCCACTCTTGTCAATATTGTGGCTATTCCGGAGACGATCTGACCCTTGACCATGTTGTGCCTCGATCGCGGGGAGGTGGCGATAGCTGGGAAAATATTGTCACAGCGTGTGTGCGTTGTAATGTCAAGAAGGGCAACCGCACCCCCAAAGAAGCCAGTATGCTGTTGCGTCAAACTCCACACAAACCCCACAGCGGTCTCTATTTTGAAGTCACGAAACACATTAAAAGTGGGTTGCATCAAGAGTGGCAAAAATATGTGATTGGAATCTGACCCCCGGTGTAGCTATCTATCCGGGGGATTTTATTCGCGTGCGCCTAGTGAAGAAATCTTTGGTATTTATAAGGGGCAGTGACTGCACCATTCAGGCTATAGGGTGTATTGATAGCAAGAGACGGTTTGATGACCCTTGGATGGACGCAGATGGGGTCTGCCTAAAGGGAGAAACTTTTCCATAGTCTGTGCGTCTATCTTACTTTTTTGCCAAGATCGAGGTAGGTTGTGAATTGAATACGGCTAAAGAGAAACCCTTGAAGAGAACCCAGAGGTCTGTACGCTGCTACCAACTGAAGAGGGGGTTAGCCAACGATCGGCGATCGACGGCATGCATTTTCCAGATTTACTGTTGACCCCGCCTAGACAAATGAACGACATGAAAACCAATTCGCGTAAAACTCAAGATAGCTCGCTGCTTGTAGCAGATCCGTTGAAAGAGCCAAATCTAGAGACAAGGGTAACAAGCCCATCCGGTTCAATTGAGAAGCATTCAGACCTGGAGTCCAAGTCTGAGGAGTCGGAGCCTCAACCAATGTCGCCTCAAGCTTGGACAATGGCTAAACAGCGGGCTGAGGAGTTACGTCAACTGCTAGAACGGCATCGGGGCGATCGACAGTTGATCATTTTGCAAGATTTCCCTGATCCAGATGCATTATCTAGTGCTTGGACTTATAAACTCATTGCACAACAATTTGATATTCACAGCGACATTGTTTATGCCGGAACCCTCAGCCATCAGGAAAATATTGCGTTGGTGAAGCTAGCGGGACTGCCAGCCCAGCGATGGGCAGTGCAATCGGTTAAAGATCGAGGGCTGTCTGCCTATCAAGGCTGCGTTTTTGTTGATAACCAAGGAACCACCACTCAGCTACTTCATTTGGTGCAGCAGGCGCGATTACCAATTGTTGCCGTTATTGACCACCACACTAGTCAGGGCAGTCTGCAAGCCGAATTTGTTGATTTGCGTCCGCAGACCCGCGCTACTGCCACCATCTTCACCCAATATCTGCAAGCCGGACTGCTGAAATTTGATAGCAGCAACAGCGAACATGTAAAGTGTGCCACCGCTTTAATGCATGGACTGCGATCGGACACCAATCGTCTGATGCAGGCTCAAGAAGAAGACTTTATCGCCGCTGGGTATCTTAGTCGGTTTTATGACGCTCAGTTGCTCAATTCTGTTCTCCAGGCTTCTCGCTCGAAACGGGTGATGGATGTGATTGAGCGATCGTTGCGCAATCGGGTTGTGCGAAACAGCTTCTCAATTGCGGGGGTTGGATATCTGCGCTATGACGATCGGGATGCCATTCCACAAGCAGCGGACTTTCTGGTGACCGAGGAAAATGTACATACCGCAGTCGTGTACGGGATTGTCCATGATGAAGATGAAGATTTAGAGGTTGTCATTGGCTCGCTTCGCACGAGTAAAATTACCCTCGATCCCGATGAATTTATCAAAGAAGCTCTGGGACAAGACACCGACGGGCGCTTCTTTGGAGGTGGGCGATCGATGGCCGGTGGTTTTGAAATCCCGATCGGCTTTTTGTCGGGCTTCAATGAAAGCAGCGACTATACCCGACTCAAATGGGAAGTGTTTGACGCACAAATCAAGCAAAAGCTGCTGCGGTTGGTCAATCCGGAAGACGGTGTCATTGGCAATATTTGAGGAAATTCTTCCGAGTATTCTGTTAGCTAGAGTGGCTCATGAAGTTTTTATGGAGCTTTATCTAGATTTGAAAGGGAATTTAAACAGGAATGGTTTAATAGAGGCAAAGGTTGTTCAATCACAGATCAGCGAATTGAAGCATTGACGAGTTGAATCAACTGTGCATTCATGAGAAATCCGCTCTTGATCTTGATCATGACGATCGTCTCTCTGGTTCCAGGTTCCAGTAGTCGAGTGAGCCGTTCTGCTTTGATTCCATTGGCTTTAGCAGATGCTTTGCCCATTCGGCCCAAGGTGAACACAACTTATACCGTTTGTGGCATTGCCTCCTACTATGACCTCAGTGGTATCACTGCCAACGGTGAAGCCTTCAATCCTAAAGCACTAACGGCTGCTCATCGCTGGATTCCCTTCGATTCGTGGGTGACCGTCGTCGATCAAACGACGGGACGATCGGTAAACGTCCGCATTAACGATCGTGGGCCGTGGGTCGATCGCCATATCCTAGACTTAACACCAGCTGCCATTAATATGCTTGACCCCAATCGCACTCTCGATTTGCGCTCGGTTTGCATTCACTGGTAGGGTTGGCAACGGATGGTCGCTGAGGTACAGCAAAGTAGAGCCGGAAGAAGCAGCTCCTATTCCAAACAGTGCGATCGCTTCCTTTTAAAGTCGGTTTAAAATCTTAAAATTTTTTAAAATCGATCAACATGCGGGAACTGTTCATGAGCTTTGGCTCGTGCTGCTTCGCCACAGGTGCGGGGCGTGGGAAAAATTTTGTCAGGATTGGCCAATCGCTTGGGATCGATCGCACTGCGCACCAACAGCATCGTCTCCAAATCGACCTGGCTGAACATTTCTGGCATGTAGCAGCGCTTATCGGCTCCGATTCCATGTTCTCCGGAAATACTGCCACCGACCTGCACGCATAGTTTGAGAATATCTCCCCCTAAGGCTTCCACCGCTTCTAACTGCCCTGGAACAGCATTATCAAACAAAATCAATGGATGCAAATTGCCATCTCCCGCATGAAACACATTTGCCACCCGATAGCCGTGCTTTGCACTGAGTGACTCAATTTCGCGCAACACGTACTGAAGCTTGGTGCGAGGAATGACCCCATCTTGTACATAGTAATCGGGGCTAATTTTACCCATTGCGGCAAATGCTGCTTTCCGTCCTTTCCAGAGAGTGAGCCGTTCGATCGGATCGGTGGCAGTGCGAATGCAGCGTGCCCCATTTTGACGACAGATCGCCTCAATCTGCTGACTGTTCGCGGAAACTTCCACTGCTAAGCCATCTAGTTCAATCAGCAGAATTGCCACGGCATCGCGAGGATAACAATTCGTGGCCACCACATCTTCTACGGCATTGATGCTGAAGTTATCCATCATTTCCATGCCGGCCGGAATGATGCCAGAACGAATGATGTCAGACACAGCTTGGCCTGCGGCCTCGACGCTGGTGAAATCTGCCAGCAACACGTGAATCGCTTCCGGAGCTTTGAGGATGCGCAGGGTGACTTCGGTGGCAATGCCCAACGTTCCTTCTGACCCTACAAAAATTCCCGTGAGGTCATATCCGGGTTGCTCCGGAATTTTGCCGCCCACATCCACGATCGTCCCATCCGGCAGCACCAATTTCAGCCCCACAACATGGTTGGTGGTGACACCGTACTTGAGACAATGCACCCCGCCAGAATTCTCGGCGACATTGCCACCGATCGAGCAAATAATTTGGCTAGATGGATCAGGTGCATAGTAAAACCCAGCTCCGCTGACGGCTTGCGTTACCCAGTTATTAATCACACCCGGCTGCACCACCACTCGCTGATTGGGCAAATCAATCTCTAAGATTCGATTCATTCGTGCCGTAACAATCAGCACACAGCCTTCGACTGGTAATGCCCCTCCGGATAGCCCCGTTCCTGCACCACGTGCGATAAACGGCACTTGGTAGCGATCGCACACCTGTACGACTGCGGCTACTTCTTCGGTTGTTCGTGGCAGCACCACCACGTCTGGGCGCTGCCGATAACTTGTCAAACCATCGCATTCGTAAACCAATAACTCTTCCTTGCGCCGTACCACGCCATCCTTGCCAACAATCGCCGCCAGAGCGTTGACGATCGGCTGCCAGTCTCGTGGATGATTAGCACGAGGCGGATTGAGAACAACCATAGGAACTGAAGATTTAGCTACTACTGACGATCGTAATACTAAATCCATCCGCTTACGGCGCTAGCTACTATTTCTGGGCAGTGAGTTGCTTAAAAACAATCCATTCTGCTTCAACCAGGG
This genomic interval carries:
- a CDS encoding DHH family phosphoesterase, which gives rise to MKTNSRKTQDSSLLVADPLKEPNLETRVTSPSGSIEKHSDLESKSEESEPQPMSPQAWTMAKQRAEELRQLLERHRGDRQLIILQDFPDPDALSSAWTYKLIAQQFDIHSDIVYAGTLSHQENIALVKLAGLPAQRWAVQSVKDRGLSAYQGCVFVDNQGTTTQLLHLVQQARLPIVAVIDHHTSQGSLQAEFVDLRPQTRATATIFTQYLQAGLLKFDSSNSEHVKCATALMHGLRSDTNRLMQAQEEDFIAAGYLSRFYDAQLLNSVLQASRSKRVMDVIERSLRNRVVRNSFSIAGVGYLRYDDRDAIPQAADFLVTEENVHTAVVYGIVHDEDEDLEVVIGSLRTSKITLDPDEFIKEALGQDTDGRFFGGGRSMAGGFEIPIGFLSGFNESSDYTRLKWEVFDAQIKQKLLRLVNPEDGVIGNI
- the glcD gene encoding glycolate oxidase subunit GlcD, with protein sequence MVVLNPPRANHPRDWQPIVNALAAIVGKDGVVRRKEELLVYECDGLTSYRQRPDVVVLPRTTEEVAAVVQVCDRYQVPFIARGAGTGLSGGALPVEGCVLIVTARMNRILEIDLPNQRVVVQPGVINNWVTQAVSGAGFYYAPDPSSQIICSIGGNVAENSGGVHCLKYGVTTNHVVGLKLVLPDGTIVDVGGKIPEQPGYDLTGIFVGSEGTLGIATEVTLRILKAPEAIHVLLADFTSVEAAGQAVSDIIRSGIIPAGMEMMDNFSINAVEDVVATNCYPRDAVAILLIELDGLAVEVSANSQQIEAICRQNGARCIRTATDPIERLTLWKGRKAAFAAMGKISPDYYVQDGVIPRTKLQYVLREIESLSAKHGYRVANVFHAGDGNLHPLILFDNAVPGQLEAVEALGGDILKLCVQVGGSISGEHGIGADKRCYMPEMFSQVDLETMLLVRSAIDPKRLANPDKIFPTPRTCGEAARAKAHEQFPHVDRF
- a CDS encoding HNH endonuclease, giving the protein MGKVLVLNASYEPLNITSWRRAVVLLIKGKAEQVEHNGKVVYAEMPLPTVIRLRQYVRVPYKEIPLTRRNILHRDAHSCQYCGYSGDDLTLDHVVPRSRGGGDSWENIVTACVRCNVKKGNRTPKEASMLLRQTPHKPHSGLYFEVTKHIKSGLHQEWQKYVIGI
- the alr gene encoding alanine racemase; translated protein: MLSWDLTPDLSTMQRDRAWVEIDLQALAHNVQQLRQLLAPSTELMAVVKADAYGHGAVMVAQTVLQHGATWLGVATIPEGIELRKAGIEAPILLLGATNTLEQVRAVARWQLQPTLCTPKQALIFAETLAASGDRRTLPVHLKLDTGMSRLGMPWQQATEFVQLVTRLPQLQIASIYSHFATADSPDPSIMRQQHDRFQQAIAQLHVLGMTPPRLHISNSAATLVDSRLHYDLVRVGLATYGLYPAPHLKGTIDLKPVMQVKARVTQVKVIQPGTGVSYGYQYIADREILVAVVGIGYADGIPRNLSNRINVLLRGQRVPQIGAITMDQLMLDVSQIPDLQPGEIVTLLGQDGNDAIAADDWAEILGTISWEILCGFKHRLPRVAVERSAARDERLGVGN
- a CDS encoding septal ring lytic transglycosylase RlpA family protein; its protein translation is MRNPLLILIMTIVSLVPGSSSRVSRSALIPLALADALPIRPKVNTTYTVCGIASYYDLSGITANGEAFNPKALTAAHRWIPFDSWVTVVDQTTGRSVNVRINDRGPWVDRHILDLTPAAINMLDPNRTLDLRSVCIHW